TGGCGAGAGAGCCACCAGTGAAGAAACCAGCAATAATAGCGTTGTAGGGATCCTCCTTCTGGCGAACACCCTTCACAGCGCAGTcgaatgttgagaagagacCACCCCAGACACCAAAGTTACCACCGAGAACCGGGGCGCGCATCTTGATGGCTGTGATGGCGCCAATGCGTCGCTCGCCATAGGGAGAGTTGCGGAAGCCCTTGATTCCATGCCAGATAGTACCACCGATAGCCTAGAAAGGCAATGTTAGCTATGTCCTGGGTTACGCTCATCGCAATTGTCG
This genomic stretch from Fusarium oxysporum f. sp. lycopersici 4287 chromosome 2, whole genome shotgun sequence harbors:
- a CDS encoding mitochondrial import inner membrane translocase subunit tim-17 (At least one base has a quality score < 10) produces the protein MDHGRDPCPWVILNDFGGAFCMGAIGGTIWHGIKGFRNSPYGERRIGAITAIKMRAPVLGGNFGVWGGLFSTFDCAVKGVRQKEDPYNAIIAGFFTGGSLAIRGGYKAARNGAIGCAVLLAVIEGVGIGFSKMLAGSTKLEAPQPPPQEATL